From Candidatus Manganitrophus morganii, the proteins below share one genomic window:
- a CDS encoding ABC transporter ATP-binding protein, with protein MPIIEVKNLTKTFKTHRKEPGLLGSIKGLFWREAFYNEAVKSVSFSLEEGELVGFLGPNGAGKTTLLKMLSGILYPTSGEAHVLGFVPWERKRAYQQRFAIVMGQKNQLWWDLPPAESFALNRDIYEVDPKAFQKTLDEMVSLLDLKELLNVPVRQLSLGQRMKCELVAALLHQPRVLFLDEPTIGLDVISQEKIRGFIQEYNRLKKTTVLLTSHYMRDVEQLCRRVLVINHGRIVYDGLLNDLSQRYIDHKVVKIRFASPQAAAVLSGEEGVVELDEHHAVLKVKKKEIAQTTHRLLGQLPIDDLSVEEVEVEEVIRRIFDEQPSKEGE; from the coding sequence GTGCCGATCATCGAAGTCAAAAACCTGACCAAAACCTTTAAAACCCATCGGAAAGAGCCGGGTCTTCTCGGTTCGATCAAGGGGCTTTTCTGGCGCGAGGCGTTTTACAACGAGGCGGTCAAGTCGGTTTCCTTTTCCTTGGAAGAAGGGGAGCTGGTCGGTTTTCTCGGGCCGAACGGCGCGGGGAAAACGACCCTCCTGAAAATGCTCTCCGGAATTCTCTACCCGACCTCCGGGGAGGCGCACGTCTTGGGATTTGTCCCCTGGGAGAGAAAGCGGGCCTATCAGCAACGGTTCGCCATCGTGATGGGTCAGAAGAATCAGCTCTGGTGGGACCTGCCGCCGGCGGAGTCGTTTGCGCTCAACCGGGATATTTACGAAGTCGATCCGAAAGCCTTCCAGAAAACGCTCGACGAGATGGTCTCGCTGCTCGACCTCAAAGAGCTTCTCAATGTGCCGGTCCGGCAGCTCTCGCTGGGGCAGCGGATGAAATGCGAGCTGGTCGCGGCGCTTTTGCACCAGCCGCGGGTTCTCTTTCTCGATGAGCCGACGATCGGCCTCGACGTCATCTCTCAGGAGAAGATTCGAGGCTTCATACAAGAATACAATCGACTCAAAAAGACGACGGTCCTCCTGACCAGCCACTACATGCGCGACGTGGAACAGCTTTGCCGGCGGGTTTTGGTGATCAACCACGGCCGGATCGTCTATGACGGATTGCTCAACGACCTCTCCCAGCGTTACATCGACCACAAGGTGGTCAAGATCCGATTCGCCTCTCCCCAAGCGGCCGCCGTCCTCTCGGGGGAGGAAGGGGTGGTGGAGCTCGATGAGCACCACGCCGTCTTGAAGGTCAAGAAGAAGGAGATCGCCCAGACCACCCACCGTCTCCTCGGACAACTTCCGATCGACGACCTCTCGGTGGAGGAGGTCGAAGTGGAGGAGGTGATCCGACGGATCTTCGACGAGCAGCCTTCGAAGGAGGGTGAATAA
- a CDS encoding ABC-2 family transporter protein yields the protein MKRSATEVKTQPSKQGLIRSLRRYLFLYRSFLVHNLKNEMIYRANFVIAVIMDLFFMGVNVVFFAILYANVETIGGWTFHQTMVLVGSVGVVREIAYLTFRQGFLELGDYVRTGRFDAMLTSPMAANAHLAFRHVSLTESLGEGLMGFALVAYGFAHLENATWSSIPLYLLMIAVSLLLYYAFSLMINSAVFWLVKSQELNTIVYYFMDTARYPREIYRGLGKAFFTFIVPSSLIATVPASVLTGRADPALIGLTIGVTVISLSLALVVWNWSLHHYSSASS from the coding sequence ATGAAGCGGTCGGCCACTGAAGTGAAAACGCAACCGTCAAAACAGGGTCTGATCCGGTCGCTTCGCCGCTACCTTTTTCTCTATCGGTCGTTTCTGGTCCACAACCTGAAGAACGAGATGATCTACCGGGCGAATTTCGTCATCGCCGTCATCATGGACCTCTTCTTCATGGGGGTGAACGTCGTCTTCTTCGCGATCCTCTATGCGAACGTGGAGACGATCGGCGGATGGACCTTTCATCAGACGATGGTCCTGGTCGGGAGCGTCGGGGTGGTCCGCGAGATCGCCTACCTGACCTTTCGGCAGGGGTTTCTGGAGCTGGGGGATTACGTCCGGACCGGGCGGTTCGATGCGATGCTGACTTCTCCCATGGCGGCGAATGCCCATCTCGCCTTCCGGCATGTTTCGCTGACGGAGAGTCTGGGAGAGGGGCTGATGGGGTTTGCGCTCGTGGCGTATGGCTTCGCCCATCTGGAGAACGCGACCTGGAGCAGCATTCCGCTCTATCTGTTGATGATCGCCGTCTCGCTTCTGCTTTATTATGCCTTCTCCCTGATGATCAACAGCGCCGTCTTCTGGCTGGTGAAGTCGCAGGAGCTGAATACGATTGTCTATTACTTCATGGACACCGCCCGTTACCCGCGGGAGATTTATCGCGGTTTGGGGAAGGCGTTCTTTACTTTCATCGTTCCGAGCAGCCTCATCGCGACGGTCCCCGCCTCGGTCCTCACCGGCCGGGCCGATCCCGCGTTGATCGGACTGACCATCGGCGTGACGGTCATCTCGTTGTCGTTGGCGCTCGTCGTTTGGAACTGGAGCCTGCACCACTACAGCTCGGCCAGCAGTTAA
- a CDS encoding ABC-2 family transporter protein produces the protein MRKYWTVFWVNWQNALQYRGPTFISVLGNILRIGVLLYLWNAIYQSEGRLGDYSLPDLITYYLLQLIISSAVLSYASWEIVDQIREGTFSSFLIRPVNYLHYWFTLNLSWKVFEGLMVALGVGLLSFILIDYISIPSRPSTYLFFFLSLLLGMVLAFEFDFAIALLAFWLVQANAFKYMLQYIVFFFAGALLPLDLFPKAIEAIANVLPFRYLAFFPSQIFLEKEAHPVTGLMGALAWSVGLYLFLRFVLNRGIKRYEAVGH, from the coding sequence ATGCGAAAGTACTGGACGGTTTTTTGGGTCAATTGGCAGAACGCCCTGCAATATCGGGGGCCGACGTTTATCTCCGTCCTCGGAAACATCCTCCGGATCGGCGTCCTCCTCTATCTCTGGAACGCCATCTATCAAAGCGAAGGCCGCCTCGGCGACTACTCCCTCCCGGACCTCATCACCTACTACCTGCTGCAGCTGATCATCAGCAGCGCGGTCCTCTCTTACGCTAGTTGGGAGATCGTCGACCAGATTCGGGAGGGGACCTTCTCCAGCTTTCTCATCCGGCCGGTCAACTACCTGCACTATTGGTTCACCCTCAACCTCTCCTGGAAGGTCTTCGAGGGGCTGATGGTGGCGTTGGGGGTCGGCCTGCTCTCGTTTATCCTCATCGATTACATCTCGATCCCGTCGCGGCCATCGACCTACCTCTTCTTTTTTCTTTCATTGCTGCTCGGGATGGTCCTGGCGTTCGAGTTCGACTTTGCGATCGCCCTCCTCGCGTTTTGGCTGGTGCAGGCGAACGCGTTCAAATACATGCTGCAATACATCGTCTTCTTTTTCGCCGGGGCATTGCTGCCGCTCGATCTCTTTCCGAAGGCGATTGAAGCGATCGCCAACGTTTTGCCGTTTCGGTATCTTGCCTTCTTTCCCAGCCAGATCTTTCTGGAAAAGGAGGCCCATCCGGTCACGGGGCTGATGGGGGCGCTGGCCTGGTCGGTCGGCCTTTACCTCTTTCTGCGGTTTGTTTTGAATCGGGGGATCAAACGATATGAAGCGGTCGGCCACTGA
- a CDS encoding fibronectin type III domain-containing protein, with amino-acid sequence MIAMLSKPFYIFNPFGRFFVPLFFLLFLLIGGCGGGGDSKGPAAPVESDPAFSMPFPKGMWAPLPDSDLVMTAQAVIDPGTAGERTVDLTVDLSTNRVTGEIEGVPAGPHTVEIRYFINQVQVAAVTLSVDVVPGQNNPAEIAPAAIRYVEAVSDTLFVADAADSSIKMFDRYSTLPGGRVSTSPTRTLQGDRTGIGAPSSGSLFVDSIGGGLYFADAQANSVSIWRNAAAVNGDTPPDLVLKGQATRLLHPTGIAVDPFRNRLYVVNNNGEILIWNDLSSLDGEVPPTAALVASLFAGDHPVFLDVKRDTLYVVDDGGISVFQKLSGLTGEIQSLNSVPTIRIAGRDLSQAGLAGDSIGDLLYISSRDLNGTVYRIAGASAAPEEAEPAATLAGNETGLDQTSAVALASNVFMALNLAGTEIRVWHQADQKSGDASPTQILELDPNASPEALFYVATQNGERDQAEHVLTVQKSGDGGVTSDLPGINCGTTCTTPFPTGSQVTLTAVAETGSTFAGFSGDCTSATTSCTFTLEAYSVVTVAFSDTQAPAAPSNLIASVASATQIDLSWIFSIDNVGTNGYWIERCEGTGCTNFSRINTSLTTDTNFSDTGLASGIVYRYRVQAEDAAGNLSPFSNIATASTLDTVAPSAPTNLTATPASGTQINLSWTASTDNVGVSGYWIERCTGATCTNFARVNTSLVAATIFNNLDLTSAATYRYRVQAADAAGNLSPFSAIVNATTPDTVNPSTPTGLTATVISGTQINLSWNPSTDNVGVTGYQIQRCPGTTSCTTAFTQIGTATGTSFNNTGLTNGTAYRYRVRAVDAAGRLSSFSNIATATTLDTAAPTAPTDLIATPASGTQINLSWTASTDNVGVSGYWIERCTGATCTNFVRVNGTLVIATTFNNTGLTPATTYRYRVQAADAAENLSPFSTVVNATTLDTTPPTISNVVSGSITETGATISWATNEASDSQVEYGTTTSYGNITNLNTAMVTSHTVALSGLSPSTLYHYRVLSKDSAGNLATSGDFTFTTDDTTSPSVPANLNATAESGSQINLSWAASTDTVGVTGYWIERCTGVACTNFARVNASLVGNTTFSNTGLTPATTYRYQVQASDAEGNLSAYSNIAVATTPDTVSPTAPSNLTAAAANSSQINLSWTASTDNIGINGYWIERCQGAGCSNFARVNTSLATVPSYNDTGLTAGTSYSYRVQATDVAGNLSAYSNIASATTPLQVFPLNVTVIGSGIGIVTSDPNGINCKPGCQADFESGTVILMAVPNTGSDFTRWLGCDSVNGTSCTVNMNEAKSVTATFTLQTFSLTVTIGGTGGGTVTSDPIGINCRSTCQADFEAGTVTLTAAPDLGSDISWSGCDSVNEGICTVNMNAAKSVQANFALLGL; translated from the coding sequence ATGATTGCCATGTTATCGAAACCATTTTACATCTTCAACCCGTTCGGCCGCTTCTTCGTGCCGCTCTTTTTCCTCCTCTTCCTCCTCATCGGGGGATGCGGCGGCGGAGGCGACTCGAAGGGACCCGCCGCACCCGTCGAATCGGACCCTGCCTTCTCCATGCCGTTCCCGAAGGGGATGTGGGCCCCTCTGCCCGACTCCGATCTGGTCATGACGGCCCAGGCGGTGATCGATCCGGGGACGGCCGGCGAACGAACGGTCGATCTGACGGTCGATCTTTCGACCAACCGGGTCACCGGCGAAATCGAGGGGGTTCCCGCCGGACCGCACACCGTCGAGATCCGGTATTTCATCAATCAGGTCCAGGTCGCGGCCGTCACCCTGAGTGTCGACGTCGTTCCCGGACAGAACAACCCGGCCGAAATCGCCCCGGCGGCGATCCGGTATGTTGAGGCGGTCTCGGACACTCTTTTCGTCGCCGACGCCGCCGACTCGTCGATCAAAATGTTCGATCGTTATTCAACGCTCCCGGGGGGCCGCGTTTCCACCTCGCCGACCCGCACGCTCCAAGGGGATCGCACCGGGATCGGCGCGCCGTCCTCAGGCAGTCTCTTTGTCGATTCGATCGGAGGCGGGCTTTACTTCGCCGACGCCCAGGCCAATTCGGTAAGCATCTGGCGCAATGCCGCAGCGGTGAACGGGGATACCCCGCCCGATCTCGTCCTAAAGGGACAGGCAACCCGGCTGCTCCACCCAACCGGGATCGCGGTCGATCCTTTTCGCAACCGCCTCTACGTCGTCAACAACAATGGTGAAATCCTCATCTGGAACGATCTTTCGTCCCTCGACGGGGAGGTTCCCCCCACCGCTGCTCTTGTCGCCAGTTTGTTTGCAGGGGACCATCCGGTCTTTCTCGACGTGAAGCGCGACACGCTCTACGTGGTCGACGACGGAGGGATCAGCGTCTTTCAGAAACTGAGCGGACTGACCGGAGAGATTCAAAGTTTGAACTCGGTCCCGACGATCCGGATCGCGGGGAGGGACCTGTCCCAAGCGGGGCTTGCGGGCGATTCGATCGGAGATCTTCTTTATATCTCTTCGCGGGATCTGAACGGGACGGTCTATCGGATCGCCGGCGCCTCCGCGGCCCCGGAAGAGGCCGAGCCCGCCGCAACACTGGCCGGGAACGAGACCGGCCTCGACCAAACCTCGGCGGTGGCCTTGGCCAGCAATGTGTTCATGGCTCTCAATCTGGCGGGAACCGAGATCCGGGTGTGGCATCAGGCGGATCAGAAGAGTGGGGACGCCTCACCGACGCAGATTTTAGAGCTGGATCCGAATGCTTCACCTGAGGCCCTCTTTTACGTGGCGACGCAGAATGGGGAGCGGGACCAGGCGGAGCATGTTCTGACCGTTCAAAAAAGTGGAGATGGAGGTGTAACAAGTGATCTTCCGGGAATCAATTGTGGTACCACCTGTACCACGCCGTTTCCAACTGGAAGTCAGGTGACGCTGACGGCGGTTGCCGAAACGGGTTCTACCTTTGCCGGGTTCAGTGGAGACTGCACAAGCGCGACGACCTCATGCACTTTCACCCTGGAAGCATATAGTGTGGTCACGGTCGCATTCAGTGACACCCAGGCGCCGGCGGCTCCTTCGAATTTAATCGCCTCGGTTGCCAGTGCCACTCAAATCGATCTTTCCTGGATTTTCTCGATCGATAATGTCGGTACGAACGGCTATTGGATTGAACGTTGTGAAGGAACAGGCTGCACCAATTTTTCTCGGATCAATACTTCCTTGACAACCGATACCAATTTTAGCGATACCGGTTTGGCATCAGGAATTGTCTATCGTTACCGGGTACAGGCCGAAGACGCGGCAGGAAACCTGAGTCCTTTCTCTAATATTGCGACAGCATCGACATTGGACACTGTTGCTCCGTCTGCACCGACAAATCTGACCGCGACGCCCGCCAGCGGCACCCAAATAAATTTGTCCTGGACCGCTTCCACGGACAATGTGGGAGTCAGCGGTTATTGGATCGAGCGTTGCACCGGAGCAACGTGTACTAACTTTGCTCGGGTCAACACCTCCTTGGTAGCTGCTACGATTTTCAATAACCTTGACTTAACATCCGCTGCCACCTATCGCTACCGGGTACAAGCGGCAGATGCCGCAGGAAATCTCAGTCCTTTTTCTGCCATCGTGAACGCGACAACACCCGACACAGTTAATCCGTCCACCCCGACGGGTTTGACCGCCACGGTAATCAGCGGCACCCAGATCAATCTCTCCTGGAACCCTTCAACCGACAATGTGGGAGTTACCGGTTATCAGATACAGCGCTGCCCTGGAACAACAAGCTGCACCACTGCCTTTACCCAGATTGGCACAGCAACCGGCACCAGCTTCAACAACACCGGCTTAACCAACGGCACTGCCTACCGCTATCGGGTGCGGGCCGTCGATGCGGCAGGAAGGCTGAGCAGTTTCTCGAATATTGCAACGGCTACAACACTTGACACGGCTGCGCCGACTGCGCCAACAGATCTGATTGCGACGCCAGCGAGTGGCACCCAGATCAATCTTTCCTGGACGGCCTCCACGGATAATGTGGGAGTCAGCGGCTACTGGATTGAGCGTTGCACCGGAGCAACGTGTACCAACTTTGTTCGAGTCAACGGAACGTTGGTGATCGCTACCACTTTCAATAACACCGGTTTGACCCCGGCTACTACCTACCGCTACCGGGTGCAGGCTGCAGACGCCGCAGAAAACCTTAGCCCTTTTTCGACGGTCGTTAACGCGACAACACTTGATACTACACCGCCCACGATCTCTAATGTGGTCTCTGGGAGTATTACGGAAACCGGTGCGACCATTAGCTGGGCAACAAATGAGGCTTCCGATTCCCAAGTAGAGTATGGAACGACAACTTCCTATGGCAACATCACCAACCTCAATACGGCGATGGTCACAAGCCACACGGTTGCACTGTCGGGTCTTTCCCCTTCAACGTTGTATCACTACCGGGTTCTGAGCAAAGATTCAGCGGGCAACTTAGCCACAAGCGGTGATTTCACATTTACAACCGATGACACAACTTCTCCTTCTGTTCCGGCCAATCTTAATGCAACTGCGGAGAGCGGTAGCCAGATTAATCTTTCCTGGGCTGCCTCCACGGACACTGTGGGAGTTACCGGCTACTGGATCGAGCGCTGCACCGGAGTCGCGTGCACCAACTTTGCTCGGGTCAACGCCTCTTTGGTTGGCAACACTACTTTCAGCAACACCGGATTGACACCAGCCACTACTTATCGCTACCAAGTGCAGGCATCCGACGCGGAAGGAAATTTAAGCGCTTATTCCAATATAGCGGTAGCCACAACACCGGACACGGTTTCTCCGACCGCGCCGTCAAACCTGACAGCCGCTGCTGCCAATAGTAGCCAAATTAATCTCTCTTGGACTGCGTCAACGGACAATATCGGGATTAACGGTTATTGGATTGAGCGTTGCCAAGGAGCAGGGTGCAGCAACTTTGCCCGTGTTAATACCTCGTTAGCAACGGTTCCCAGCTACAACGACACTGGGCTGACAGCCGGTACCAGTTACAGCTATCGGGTACAGGCTACAGATGTGGCGGGGAACCTCAGTGCTTATTCGAATATTGCCAGTGCGACGACTCCTCTTCAGGTATTCCCACTCAACGTCACTGTCATTGGGTCAGGGATCGGAATAGTTACCAGCGATCCGAATGGAATCAATTGTAAACCGGGCTGCCAGGCTGATTTTGAATCCGGGACAGTTATACTGATGGCAGTACCTAATACGGGATCTGACTTTACCCGTTGGTTGGGTTGCGACAGCGTAAACGGGACTTCTTGTACCGTTAACATGAATGAAGCGAAATCGGTAACGGCGACATTCACCCTGCAAACATTCTCACTCACCGTCACAATCGGGGGGACCGGCGGCGGCACGGTCACCAGCGATCCTATCGGTATTAATTGTAGATCGACATGCCAGGCGGATTTTGAGGCTGGTACCGTTACACTGACGGCGGCGCCTGACCTGGGCTCTGACATTAGTTGGTCTGGCTGTGACAGTGTAAACGAAGGTATCTGTACGGTTAACATGAATGCGGCGAAATCGGTGCAGGCCAACTTCGCCTTGCTAGGGCTATAG
- a CDS encoding NAD(P)-dependent oxidoreductase: MTTSAFQVGFVGVGRMGANMARRLKDKGYRLTAVYDIDQARSASLAKELRCSLASTPAEVAKGSNTVMTVVTDDAAMRVLFSASDPAGLLPFGDGRLFINCATLSPEVHVEIEERAKKNGAQTLEACMASSIPQAREGTLYLMCGGERAVFDRAKPLLEDLGRSIRYIGKAGEAAKVKALVNMVMNINTAALAEGLGLGAALGLDLTLLREVFSQTGAASRVLETDGADMQNREHDCYFSAAHAAKDSGIALKLSEDYGSTLPLAEATYAQYRRLIDIGKGELDKSAVAELTFPGRGKE, from the coding sequence ATGACGACATCTGCATTTCAGGTTGGTTTCGTCGGCGTGGGGCGGATGGGGGCCAATATGGCGCGCCGATTGAAGGACAAAGGATACCGGCTGACCGCCGTCTACGACATCGATCAGGCGAGGTCGGCCTCCCTGGCGAAAGAGCTCAGATGTTCACTGGCTTCGACCCCGGCGGAGGTGGCGAAGGGATCGAATACGGTCATGACCGTTGTGACCGACGATGCGGCGATGCGCGTCCTTTTTTCAGCGTCGGACCCGGCCGGCCTCCTTCCATTCGGCGACGGCCGCCTTTTCATCAATTGCGCCACCCTCTCGCCGGAGGTTCATGTCGAAATCGAAGAGCGGGCTAAAAAGAATGGAGCGCAGACGCTGGAGGCCTGTATGGCGAGCAGCATTCCGCAGGCGCGGGAGGGGACCCTTTATCTGATGTGCGGGGGGGAGCGGGCGGTTTTCGATCGGGCGAAGCCGCTGCTCGAAGATCTCGGCCGGTCGATCCGCTACATCGGAAAGGCGGGGGAGGCGGCCAAGGTCAAAGCGCTGGTCAACATGGTGATGAACATCAACACCGCCGCCCTGGCGGAGGGGTTGGGGCTCGGCGCGGCGCTGGGGCTCGATCTGACCCTGCTGCGGGAGGTTTTCTCGCAGACCGGCGCCGCCTCCCGGGTGTTGGAGACCGACGGCGCCGACATGCAGAACCGGGAACATGACTGTTATTTTTCCGCCGCGCACGCGGCGAAAGATTCGGGGATCGCGTTGAAGCTTTCCGAGGATTACGGCTCGACCCTTCCGCTGGCCGAAGCGACTTATGCGCAGTACCGCCGCCTCATCGACATCGGAAAAGGGGAGTTGGACAAGTCGGCGGTGGCGGAGCTGACCTTTCCGGGGCGGGGCAAAGAATAG
- a CDS encoding carbohydrate binding family 9 domain-containing protein, producing the protein MPQRPHRFYRLFFLILALLIARAAAGQELPKIALTAVPLREETITIDGALDEPVWRSAAEATGFIASEPVDGLPATAESFVRVAYDQNNLYIGADLHDPDPLLVYADERRRDALFDRSDAFSVLIDPYHDHQTAFLFETNPLSALSDALVSQQGARIDRDWDGLWEAAARRTETGWSVELRIPFSTIRFESGASQIWGLQFRRRVPHLKETSFWSRVSREHPDFEIALAGHLTGIEAFHQERRLWIKPYGRGSYEINRTELSDDRHIDTDAGGDFRYKFRTNLTLDLTYRTDFAETEADLFQTNLTRFPLFFPEKREFFLEGKNFYDFGLSGRVQPFFSRRIGLAQGQVIPILGGGKLTGKVGPYGIGSLYMQTEADEAVGLPAERFGVVRFSRDLGVRSNVGLIATDRAERTRSGSQTLGFDTVLAPNERLSLDGFWARSGGADREAPGQAHYQNFNWRDPFWRINVSHLRVDEAFDPALGFVQQTDLDESFGYVDIRPRPASGPIREIGLKTEMTYQMETDGDFLYKSNYNRVQADFWSGDFLLISVDPQRERLPEDFEIRSGIVIPAGTYHYTHTNLYFNTDTRRPYSGIVSLLWGGFYDGSRTSLLLDLTAAPGAGLKLGAGWQINWVDLPQGEFTTQIINGDFSWSLTNWMLLQGLVQWDREARLLAANVRFSWEYREGSRLYLIVNPSHQGDENALLVLTKITWLWQPL; encoded by the coding sequence ATGCCGCAAAGACCTCATCGATTTTATCGGCTCTTCTTCTTGATCCTGGCGCTCCTGATCGCGAGGGCCGCCGCGGGACAGGAGCTTCCCAAAATCGCTTTGACCGCCGTCCCATTGAGGGAAGAGACGATCACGATCGACGGCGCGCTCGACGAGCCGGTCTGGCGGTCGGCGGCGGAGGCGACCGGGTTCATTGCATCGGAGCCGGTCGACGGTCTTCCGGCCACTGCAGAGTCGTTCGTCCGGGTCGCCTACGATCAGAACAACCTCTACATCGGGGCCGACCTCCACGATCCCGATCCTCTCCTGGTCTATGCCGATGAGCGGCGGCGCGACGCCCTCTTCGACCGGAGCGACGCCTTCTCGGTGTTGATCGATCCCTATCACGATCACCAGACCGCATTTCTCTTCGAGACGAATCCCCTCTCGGCCCTCTCGGACGCCCTCGTCAGCCAGCAGGGGGCGAGGATCGATCGGGATTGGGACGGCCTCTGGGAGGCGGCGGCGCGGCGGACCGAGACCGGCTGGTCGGTCGAACTCCGGATTCCTTTCTCGACGATCCGCTTCGAATCGGGCGCCTCCCAGATCTGGGGGCTTCAATTCCGACGGCGCGTTCCCCATCTGAAAGAAACCTCCTTCTGGAGCCGGGTGAGCCGCGAACATCCCGACTTCGAAATCGCCCTCGCGGGACACCTCACCGGGATCGAGGCCTTTCATCAGGAGCGCCGCCTCTGGATCAAGCCGTACGGGCGGGGGTCGTACGAGATCAACCGGACCGAGTTGAGCGACGATCGCCATATCGACACCGACGCCGGCGGCGACTTCCGTTATAAGTTTCGGACCAACCTCACCCTCGATTTGACCTACCGGACCGACTTCGCCGAAACGGAAGCCGACCTCTTCCAGACCAACCTCACCCGTTTCCCTCTCTTCTTCCCGGAGAAGCGGGAGTTTTTCTTGGAAGGGAAAAACTTCTACGACTTCGGCCTCTCGGGCCGCGTCCAGCCTTTTTTCAGCCGGCGGATCGGCCTTGCACAGGGGCAGGTCATCCCGATCCTCGGCGGCGGGAAGCTGACCGGGAAGGTCGGGCCGTATGGGATCGGGTCGCTTTATATGCAAACGGAGGCGGACGAGGCGGTCGGTCTTCCGGCCGAGCGGTTCGGCGTGGTCCGGTTCTCGCGCGATCTCGGGGTGCGATCCAACGTCGGGCTGATTGCGACCGACCGGGCCGAGCGAACCCGCTCGGGGAGCCAGACCCTTGGCTTCGATACGGTCCTCGCTCCGAACGAACGTCTGAGTCTCGACGGCTTCTGGGCCCGCTCCGGCGGGGCCGATCGAGAGGCGCCGGGCCAGGCGCACTATCAGAATTTCAACTGGCGCGATCCCTTCTGGCGGATCAATGTCAGCCACCTCCGCGTCGATGAGGCGTTTGATCCGGCGCTCGGGTTCGTCCAGCAGACCGACCTCGACGAGAGCTTCGGTTACGTCGATATCCGCCCGCGCCCCGCCTCCGGCCCGATCCGCGAGATCGGCTTGAAGACGGAGATGACCTATCAGATGGAGACCGACGGCGACTTCCTCTACAAGAGCAACTACAACCGGGTGCAGGCCGACTTCTGGTCGGGCGATTTCCTCCTGATCAGCGTCGACCCGCAGCGGGAGCGGCTGCCGGAAGATTTCGAAATCCGCTCCGGCATCGTCATTCCGGCGGGGACCTATCACTACACGCACACCAACCTCTACTTCAACACCGACACGCGCCGGCCCTATTCCGGGATTGTCAGCCTGCTCTGGGGCGGGTTTTACGATGGAAGCCGAACCTCCCTTCTCCTCGACCTGACCGCCGCCCCCGGCGCCGGGTTGAAGCTCGGGGCCGGATGGCAGATCAACTGGGTCGATCTGCCGCAGGGGGAGTTCACCACCCAGATCATCAACGGCGATTTTTCCTGGTCTCTGACGAACTGGATGCTGCTTCAAGGGCTGGTTCAGTGGGACAGGGAAGCGCGCCTCCTCGCCGCGAACGTCCGCTTCTCCTGGGAATACCGGGAGGGGAGCCGGCTTTATCTGATCGTCAATCCCTCGCACCAGGGGGATGAGAATGCGTTGCTGGTTCTGACGAAGATCACCTGGCTCTGGCAGCCGCTTTAA